The following coding sequences are from one Lysinibacillus sp. FSL W8-0992 window:
- a CDS encoding 8-oxo-dGTP diphosphatase translates to MQRIANLIAVKDGKVLLLQKPRRGWYVAPGGKMESGESIYEAALREFQEETNVIPLNAHLKGVYTMIIKEDNVKVDEWMLYTFMAKDIEGVPFEETREGKLAWHPVGDLKHLPMAEGDRTNLQFAVSQSGIQYGTFEYTKDFELLHEKIQISIEQ, encoded by the coding sequence ATGCAAAGAATTGCAAACTTAATTGCCGTAAAAGATGGCAAAGTATTATTACTTCAAAAGCCGAGACGGGGCTGGTATGTAGCACCAGGCGGAAAAATGGAGAGCGGTGAGTCGATTTATGAGGCTGCTTTACGTGAGTTTCAGGAAGAAACAAATGTTATACCATTGAACGCGCATCTAAAGGGTGTATATACGATGATTATTAAAGAAGATAACGTTAAGGTGGATGAATGGATGCTCTATACTTTTATGGCGAAAGATATAGAAGGAGTACCATTCGAAGAAACAAGAGAAGGTAAGCTTGCATGGCACCCAGTTGGGGATTTAAAACATTTGCCGATGGCTGAAGGTGATCGAACAAATTTACAATTTGCTGTTTCGCAATCAGGCATTCAGTACGGCACATTCGAATACACGAAAGATTTTGAATTGCTTCATGAGAAAATACAAATATCAATAGAACAATAA
- the hisF gene encoding imidazole glycerol phosphate synthase subunit HisF, with translation MLTKRIIPCLDVKDGRVVKGVQFVSLRDAGDPVELAKFYDEQGADELVFLDISASHEGRETMVDVVRQTAGTLAIPFTVGGGIRSLEDMKRILRAGADKVSVNTSALERPELIKEGADFFGAQCIVVAIDARYSEEDGTWMVYTHGGRNKTSWRVIEWAKEAVRLGAGEILLTSMNQDGEKSGFDLALTKAVRDSVTVPVIASGGAGNAEHFYDVLADDVDADAALAASIFHYKETSVAQVKQYLREKGVAVR, from the coding sequence GTGCTAACAAAACGTATTATTCCATGTCTTGATGTGAAGGATGGGCGTGTTGTCAAAGGTGTACAGTTCGTTTCATTGCGCGATGCAGGAGATCCGGTAGAGCTTGCAAAGTTTTATGATGAGCAAGGGGCAGATGAGCTTGTTTTTTTAGATATATCGGCATCGCATGAAGGTCGTGAAACAATGGTCGATGTGGTGCGCCAAACAGCGGGGACATTAGCTATTCCATTTACCGTTGGCGGTGGTATTCGATCGTTAGAGGATATGAAACGTATTTTACGAGCTGGTGCTGATAAAGTATCCGTTAATACATCTGCGTTAGAACGTCCAGAGCTTATTAAGGAAGGTGCTGACTTCTTCGGTGCTCAATGTATTGTTGTTGCAATCGATGCGCGCTACAGTGAAGAAGACGGTACGTGGATGGTGTATACACACGGAGGCCGCAACAAAACATCATGGCGAGTGATAGAGTGGGCAAAAGAGGCTGTTCGCTTAGGCGCTGGTGAGATTTTATTAACAAGTATGAATCAGGACGGAGAAAAATCTGGCTTTGATTTAGCGTTAACAAAGGCGGTAAGAGATTCCGTGACAGTCCCCGTCATTGCAAGTGGTGGTGCAGGGAATGCCGAACATTTTTACGATGTATTAGCAGATGATGTAGATGCAGATGCAGCACTTGCAGCATCCATTTTTCATTACAAGGAAACGAGCGTAGCGCAAGTAAAACAATACTTACGTGAAAAAGGAGTGGCAGTTCGATGA
- a CDS encoding tetratricopeptide repeat protein has product MEKKRQKEKQTNVVSFIPTGDYYYKKSIQAMNSGQMDKAYKYLQRAVDLSPDDPMILLQLAIVELEGQGFEEAYDLLRRAYQLDPNEPEIIFYMAEVSGCVGIIQDAKRFAEQYLEMEPEGAYADEAAEILEFVAFEQDDYEELEGSGEDLYRQEQARRCMEKGDFPEAINILEQLVEDRPEFWSAYNNLALAYFYVGEAEQAKAILNTVLRENKGNLHALCNLTVIAYYEKNDEELNALLEVLVKIQPYAWDHRYKLGATLALIGQYEIAFKWLRSMQKRGYLGDPGFYFWLSHAAYFSGYDEISKGAWEQLLELDPEKEGFEPWRQHENTYELDALEHDRDFIVSKLESEYISDRLFGLFLLKGTAHKQEIIAHPKWIDVEQFDAFEKLFLAYALGHQFDEKNKVEASFLRAVRVSEILLEQYGKMTTLVAPMFQMWFVLCEQALSENYRFTNPAAIAGANDFLFRSSRMLKVTKKEIAEQYGISVSTLSKYIEEMLTFLPTS; this is encoded by the coding sequence TTGGAAAAGAAACGTCAAAAAGAGAAGCAAACGAATGTCGTATCGTTCATTCCAACAGGCGACTATTATTATAAAAAATCAATTCAAGCGATGAATAGCGGACAGATGGATAAAGCCTATAAATATTTACAGCGTGCTGTTGATTTAAGTCCAGATGATCCAATGATCTTATTGCAATTAGCGATTGTAGAATTAGAAGGTCAAGGTTTTGAAGAAGCCTATGATTTACTTCGCCGTGCCTATCAATTAGATCCAAATGAGCCGGAAATTATATTTTATATGGCGGAAGTGTCTGGGTGCGTCGGCATTATTCAAGATGCCAAACGCTTTGCGGAGCAGTACTTAGAAATGGAACCTGAGGGTGCTTATGCAGATGAAGCGGCAGAAATATTGGAGTTTGTAGCTTTTGAACAAGATGATTATGAAGAGCTTGAAGGCAGTGGCGAGGATTTATATCGTCAGGAGCAAGCTCGTCGTTGTATGGAAAAGGGAGATTTTCCAGAAGCAATAAACATTTTAGAACAACTAGTAGAAGATAGACCAGAATTTTGGTCTGCATACAATAATTTAGCTTTAGCTTATTTTTATGTCGGTGAAGCAGAGCAGGCAAAAGCAATTCTAAACACTGTACTGCGTGAAAATAAAGGAAATTTACATGCGTTATGCAATTTAACGGTTATTGCGTATTATGAGAAAAATGATGAGGAATTAAATGCCCTTTTAGAAGTATTGGTGAAAATACAGCCTTATGCTTGGGATCATCGTTATAAACTAGGTGCAACGCTTGCACTTATTGGTCAATATGAAATAGCCTTTAAATGGCTACGAAGCATGCAAAAACGTGGCTATTTAGGTGATCCAGGATTTTACTTTTGGTTATCTCATGCGGCATATTTCTCTGGCTATGATGAAATTTCAAAAGGTGCTTGGGAGCAGTTGCTTGAGCTTGATCCAGAGAAAGAGGGCTTTGAACCTTGGCGTCAGCATGAAAATACATATGAGCTTGACGCATTAGAACATGATCGTGACTTCATTGTATCTAAACTTGAAAGTGAATATATAAGTGATCGTCTATTCGGTTTGTTTTTACTAAAAGGTACAGCGCATAAACAGGAAATCATTGCTCATCCTAAATGGATAGATGTTGAACAATTTGATGCTTTTGAAAAGCTTTTTTTAGCTTATGCACTTGGTCATCAGTTTGATGAAAAAAACAAAGTCGAGGCAAGCTTTTTAAGAGCCGTCCGTGTATCAGAAATATTATTAGAGCAATATGGGAAAATGACAACATTAGTTGCACCGATGTTTCAAATGTGGTTTGTGCTTTGTGAACAAGCACTTAGTGAAAATTATCGCTTTACAAATCCAGCAGCAATTGCAGGTGCAAATGATTTCTTATTCCGCTCATCTCGCATGTTGAAGGTGACGAAAAAGGAAATTGCAGAGCAGTATGGGATATCTGTGTCTACATTATCTAAATATATTGAAGAAATGTTAACGTTTTTACCAACGAGTTAA
- a CDS encoding gluconeogenesis factor YvcK family protein: protein MGKKHTRLVVIGGGTGLSTLLRGLKHHPFDITAIVTVADDGGSSGRLRDDYDIPPPGDVRNVIAALSDVEPLVEQMFQYRFSVSEDLNGHSLGNLMLTALTDITGDFSHAISEMGKVLKVHGRVIPAANKKITLNAELEDGVVIEGESKIPTAGKRINRVFLVPDNVQPLPEAIRAINRADYILIGPGSLYTSIIPNLLVKEIGEAVVRAKGRKIYVCNLMTQKGETISYTAGDHVEAIHKHVGNSFIDAILVNDEQLPHPVKELYKEECAEPVTFDVGKLESMGLEVIKRDIATIRPDGTVRHNSANVAQWLVDYAKILPKK, encoded by the coding sequence ATGGGGAAAAAGCATACAAGGCTAGTTGTAATAGGTGGTGGTACTGGCCTTTCTACGTTACTACGTGGTTTAAAGCATCACCCGTTTGATATCACTGCAATTGTAACAGTTGCGGATGATGGTGGTTCCTCAGGACGTTTACGTGATGATTACGATATCCCTCCGCCTGGTGATGTTCGTAATGTCATCGCTGCATTATCGGATGTGGAGCCACTCGTTGAGCAAATGTTTCAATATCGTTTTTCGGTATCAGAGGATTTAAATGGTCATTCTCTTGGCAATTTAATGTTAACGGCATTAACCGATATTACTGGAGATTTTAGCCATGCTATTAGCGAAATGGGAAAAGTTTTAAAAGTACATGGTCGAGTAATTCCAGCGGCTAATAAAAAAATTACTTTAAATGCCGAATTAGAAGATGGGGTAGTCATTGAAGGGGAGTCGAAAATTCCAACTGCTGGAAAGCGTATTAACCGCGTTTTTTTAGTGCCTGACAATGTGCAACCGCTACCGGAGGCAATACGAGCCATTAATCGAGCTGACTATATTTTAATAGGACCTGGAAGCTTATATACGAGTATTATTCCTAATTTGCTAGTAAAAGAAATTGGAGAAGCTGTAGTAAGAGCCAAGGGACGAAAAATTTATGTATGTAATTTAATGACCCAAAAAGGTGAAACGATTTCATATACAGCAGGTGACCATGTTGAAGCTATTCACAAGCATGTTGGAAATTCTTTTATTGATGCTATTTTAGTAAATGATGAACAGCTTCCGCACCCCGTTAAAGAGCTGTATAAAGAAGAATGTGCGGAGCCCGTAACATTTGATGTTGGTAAGCTGGAAAGTATGGGATTAGAGGTTATTAAACGTGATATTGCAACTATTCGACCAGATGGGACAGTTCGCCATAATTCTGCAAATGTAGCACAATGGCTTGTGGATTATGCAAAAATCTTACCGAAAAAGTAA
- the clpP gene encoding ATP-dependent Clp endopeptidase proteolytic subunit ClpP, with amino-acid sequence MNLIPTVIEQTSRGERAYDIYSRLLKDRIILLGSAIDDNVANSIVAQLLFLEAEDPDKDISLYINSPGGSITAGMAIYDTMQFIKPKVQTICIGMAASMGAFLLAAGEPGKRYALPNAEVMIHQPLGGAQGQATEIEIAAKRILFLREKLNGILSERTGQPLEVISRDTDRDNFMTAERAKEYGLIDHIFVRNER; translated from the coding sequence ATGAATTTAATTCCTACAGTTATTGAACAAACAAGTCGTGGTGAACGTGCTTATGACATTTATTCACGACTACTAAAAGACCGTATTATCCTATTAGGAAGTGCAATTGATGACAACGTTGCAAACTCAATCGTTGCGCAGCTTCTATTTTTAGAAGCAGAAGATCCGGATAAAGACATTTCTCTTTACATTAACTCACCAGGTGGTTCTATTACAGCTGGTATGGCAATCTACGATACAATGCAATTCATCAAGCCAAAAGTACAAACAATTTGTATTGGTATGGCTGCATCAATGGGTGCTTTCCTACTTGCTGCTGGTGAACCTGGTAAGCGCTATGCATTACCAAATGCAGAAGTAATGATTCACCAACCACTTGGTGGTGCACAAGGTCAAGCGACTGAAATTGAAATTGCTGCAAAACGTATTTTATTCCTTCGTGAAAAATTAAATGGTATTTTATCTGAGCGTACTGGACAGCCACTAGAAGTCATTTCAAGAGATACTGACCGTGATAACTTCATGACAGCTGAGCGCGCAAAAGAATACGGCTTAATCGACCATATTTTTGTACGTAACGAACGCTAA
- the hisIE gene encoding bifunctional phosphoribosyl-AMP cyclohydrolase/phosphoribosyl-ATP diphosphatase HisIE, with amino-acid sequence MINNIKFDDKGLVTAVVQDANTKEILTVAYMNKESLEKTLETGETWFYSRSREELWHKGATSGNVQKVVSIKADCDGDALVIEVLPAGPACHNGTTSCFTNVLQENAKVGSVGIIPELVKVIEKREQEMPEGAYTTYLFDKGIDKICKKVGEEATEVVIGAKNRDAEEVKWEAADLIYHLLVLLQEQKVNVFDVLHVLEKRHEEK; translated from the coding sequence ATGATTAATAACATTAAATTTGACGATAAAGGTCTTGTGACAGCTGTTGTGCAAGATGCCAATACAAAAGAAATATTAACAGTAGCTTATATGAATAAAGAGTCATTAGAAAAAACATTGGAAACAGGCGAAACATGGTTTTACTCACGTTCTCGCGAAGAGCTATGGCATAAAGGAGCTACAAGTGGAAACGTACAAAAGGTAGTATCCATTAAAGCGGATTGTGATGGCGATGCCTTAGTTATAGAAGTACTTCCTGCTGGCCCAGCATGCCACAATGGAACGACTTCTTGCTTTACTAATGTACTTCAAGAAAATGCTAAAGTTGGCTCGGTTGGTATTATCCCTGAACTAGTCAAAGTAATTGAAAAGCGTGAGCAAGAAATGCCTGAGGGAGCATACACTACATATTTATTCGATAAAGGCATCGATAAAATTTGTAAAAAAGTTGGAGAAGAAGCAACAGAGGTTGTCATCGGTGCAAAAAATCGTGATGCAGAAGAGGTAAAATGGGAAGCAGCAGATTTAATTTATCATCTATTAGTTTTACTACAAGAACAAAAAGTAAATGTTTTTGATGTATTGCATGTGTTGGAAAAACGTCACGAGGAGAAATAA
- the whiA gene encoding DNA-binding protein WhiA — protein sequence MSFASETKKELTQVEADDYCMKAEVSALIRMNGSLSFANKQLSLDVQTENAAIARRLYTIMKKLYPYNVELLVRKKMRLKKNNVYICRVREGARELLIDLAIISDDFQFNHTISKELIKKSGHKRAYLRGAFLAGGSVNNPETSAYHLEIYSLYKEHGEALMDLMNEFELNAKTIERKKGFVTYLKEAEKISDFLNIVGAHQAMMKFEDVRILRDMRNSVNRIVNCETANLNKTIGAALRQVENIRFIENSVGLDQLPEKLREIARLRVEYQDVTLKELGEMVSSGTVSKSGVNHRLRKIDEIADALRRGEKIGG from the coding sequence ATGTCATTTGCTTCAGAAACGAAAAAAGAGCTGACGCAAGTAGAAGCGGACGATTATTGTATGAAGGCAGAAGTATCTGCTTTAATTCGTATGAATGGTTCATTATCTTTTGCTAACAAGCAACTTAGTTTAGACGTGCAGACTGAAAATGCTGCAATCGCTAGAAGGCTTTACACAATTATGAAGAAGTTGTACCCCTATAACGTCGAGCTACTTGTACGTAAAAAAATGCGTTTGAAAAAGAACAACGTTTATATATGTCGTGTGCGAGAAGGGGCGCGTGAGTTACTCATTGATTTAGCGATAATTTCGGATGATTTCCAATTCAATCACACGATTTCTAAAGAGCTTATTAAAAAGAGTGGCCATAAAAGAGCTTACTTACGTGGAGCATTTTTAGCAGGTGGCTCGGTAAATAACCCAGAAACGTCTGCCTATCACTTAGAAATTTATTCTTTGTATAAAGAACACGGTGAAGCATTAATGGATTTGATGAATGAATTTGAGTTGAATGCAAAAACAATTGAACGAAAGAAGGGCTTTGTGACATACTTAAAAGAAGCGGAAAAGATTTCCGATTTTTTAAACATTGTCGGAGCTCATCAAGCAATGATGAAATTTGAAGATGTTCGTATATTACGCGATATGCGAAATAGTGTTAATCGTATTGTAAACTGCGAAACAGCAAACTTGAATAAAACGATAGGCGCTGCACTACGCCAGGTAGAAAATATTCGCTTTATCGAAAATTCAGTAGGGCTGGATCAGCTGCCTGAAAAGCTTCGTGAAATTGCACGCTTACGTGTGGAATATCAAGATGTAACGTTAAAAGAACTTGGTGAAATGGTATCAAGTGGAACGGTTAGTAAATCAGGAGTTAACCATCGATTGCGTAAAATAGACGAAATAGCAGATGCATTAAGAAGAGGTGAAAAAATAGGCGGTTAA
- the rapZ gene encoding RNase adapter RapZ, whose translation MTVVVESQQCTHELVIITGMSGAGKTVAIQSFEDLGYYCIDNLPPALLTTFLTLLRDSGKNITRIAAVMDMRGGNFFDSLIGALDQILKEGDIIVRILFLDADDATLVRRYKETRRAHPLAVTGLPLDGIKQERVLLSEVKGRANFVYNTSNMKPKELREKIVKEFASDADHTFSINIMSFGYKHGMPIDADLVFDVRFLKNPYYVEELRPKTGLQTEVSSYVLALEDTQILIQKLTDLFEFMIPLYKQEGKSQLVIAFGCTGGQHRSVTLAEYFGACLAKKENAVISHRDINRRKD comes from the coding sequence ATGACAGTGGTGGTTGAAAGTCAACAATGTACACATGAATTGGTCATTATTACAGGAATGTCTGGAGCTGGGAAGACCGTAGCTATTCAAAGCTTTGAGGATTTAGGGTATTACTGTATTGATAATTTACCACCAGCGTTACTCACGACTTTTTTAACTTTACTAAGGGATTCAGGTAAAAATATTACACGTATTGCAGCTGTCATGGATATGCGTGGCGGCAACTTTTTTGATTCGCTTATTGGTGCGCTCGACCAAATATTAAAAGAAGGCGACATCATTGTTCGCATTTTATTTTTAGATGCAGATGATGCAACGCTTGTAAGACGTTATAAGGAAACTAGACGTGCGCATCCATTAGCTGTAACTGGTTTACCACTAGATGGTATTAAACAAGAACGCGTACTTCTATCAGAAGTAAAAGGTCGCGCTAATTTCGTTTATAATACGTCTAACATGAAACCAAAAGAGCTACGCGAGAAAATCGTTAAGGAATTTGCAAGTGATGCAGATCATACTTTTTCAATTAATATTATGTCCTTTGGATATAAACACGGTATGCCAATAGATGCAGACTTAGTATTTGATGTGCGCTTTTTAAAAAATCCTTATTATGTAGAGGAATTGCGCCCTAAAACAGGTTTGCAAACTGAAGTCTCTTCTTATGTATTAGCGTTAGAGGATACACAAATCCTTATTCAAAAACTAACGGATTTGTTTGAATTTATGATACCGCTTTATAAACAAGAGGGGAAATCACAACTTGTCATTGCTTTTGGTTGTACAGGAGGACAGCATCGTTCGGTGACTTTAGCAGAATATTTTGGCGCTTGCTTAGCCAAAAAAGAAAATGCTGTGATATCGCACCGTGACATCAATCGAAGAAAGGATTGA
- the trxB gene encoding thioredoxin-disulfide reductase, translating to MSEEKIYDVVIIGAGPAGMTAAVYTSRANLSTLMIERGIPGGQMANTEEVENYPGFDTILGPELSTKMFDHAKKFGAEYAYGDVSEIVDGEEYKIIKSGAKEYKTRSIILSTGAEYKKMGVPGEKELGGRGVSYCAVCDGAFFKQKNLVVVGGGDSAVEEGVYLTRFADKVTIVHRRDKLRAQKILQDRAFANEKIDFIWNATVKEINDANGKVGSVTLQSTVDGTESEFNADGVFIYIGMLPLTKPFGALGILNEAGYIVTNDNMETKVPGIFAAGDVREKSLRQIVTATGDGSIAAQAAQHYVEELLEKINA from the coding sequence ATGTCAGAAGAAAAAATTTATGATGTTGTAATTATCGGAGCAGGACCTGCCGGCATGACTGCGGCTGTTTATACATCACGTGCAAACCTTTCAACGCTAATGATTGAGCGTGGTATTCCTGGCGGACAAATGGCGAATACAGAAGAAGTAGAAAATTATCCAGGGTTTGATACTATTTTAGGGCCTGAGCTATCTACTAAAATGTTCGACCATGCGAAAAAATTTGGCGCTGAGTATGCATACGGTGATGTTTCAGAAATCGTCGATGGAGAAGAATACAAAATCATTAAATCTGGTGCTAAAGAATATAAAACACGATCAATTATCCTTTCTACAGGTGCAGAATATAAAAAAATGGGTGTACCAGGTGAAAAAGAACTTGGTGGACGCGGTGTCAGCTATTGTGCAGTATGTGATGGTGCATTCTTTAAACAAAAAAACCTTGTTGTCGTAGGTGGTGGGGATTCAGCTGTTGAAGAAGGCGTTTATTTAACACGTTTTGCTGATAAAGTAACAATTGTTCACCGTCGTGACAAATTACGTGCTCAAAAAATTCTACAAGATCGTGCATTTGCCAACGAAAAAATTGATTTCATTTGGAATGCAACAGTAAAAGAAATTAACGATGCTAACGGTAAAGTAGGCAGCGTTACATTACAATCAACTGTTGACGGCACAGAATCAGAATTTAATGCTGATGGCGTATTTATCTATATTGGTATGCTTCCATTAACAAAACCTTTTGGAGCATTAGGAATTTTAAATGAAGCTGGTTATATTGTGACTAACGATAATATGGAAACTAAAGTACCAGGTATTTTTGCTGCAGGAGATGTACGTGAAAAATCGCTTCGCCAAATCGTAACTGCGACTGGCGACGGTAGTATTGCAGCACAAGCAGCACAACATTATGTGGAAGAATTATTAGAAAAAATTAACGCATAA
- a CDS encoding amino acid ABC transporter permease, with translation MDIFDLRWDIVWNYRDMFIRGIGITIILTLSGYFGGIILGLLLGLGKVSKNKFIYWPCKLYVDLFRGTPMLVQILLIHLAVIPTIFGHSLGYMVSGITALVLNCAAYNAEIFRAGIQSIDKGQMEAARSLGLTHNQAMKKVILPQAFRRMIPPLGNEFIALLKDSSLVTVIAAPDILYASKVVAGASFRFWEPYIVAALLYLVLTYGVTKVVAFIEKRFSNSYVPRKAEGREAR, from the coding sequence ATGGACATCTTTGATTTACGCTGGGACATAGTTTGGAACTACCGTGATATGTTTATCCGTGGTATTGGTATAACAATCATCTTAACGCTCAGTGGTTATTTTGGTGGTATTATTTTAGGCTTACTGTTAGGTTTAGGGAAAGTATCTAAAAATAAGTTTATTTACTGGCCATGTAAACTATATGTAGATTTATTCCGTGGAACACCAATGCTAGTGCAAATTTTATTAATTCATTTAGCGGTTATCCCAACGATTTTTGGCCATTCATTAGGATATATGGTGTCAGGTATTACCGCACTAGTATTAAACTGTGCAGCCTATAATGCAGAAATATTCCGTGCGGGTATTCAAAGCATTGATAAAGGACAAATGGAAGCAGCGCGTTCGCTTGGCCTAACACACAATCAAGCGATGAAAAAAGTTATTTTACCACAGGCTTTTAGACGTATGATTCCACCGCTTGGTAATGAATTTATTGCATTATTAAAAGACTCTTCTTTAGTAACGGTTATTGCAGCGCCAGATATTTTATATGCAAGTAAAGTTGTGGCAGGTGCGAGCTTCCGTTTCTGGGAACCGTATATTGTAGCTGCATTACTATACTTGGTTTTAACATATGGTGTAACAAAAGTAGTAGCATTTATTGAAAAACGATTCAGCAATAGCTATGTCCCTCGTAAAGCGGAAGGGAGAGAAGCAAGATGA
- a CDS encoding HPr family phosphocarrier protein: MTEKTVQVKLKLGLQARQAALFVQEANRFSADIFLEKDEKKVNAKSIMGVMSLAIAKGTKVVLSSEGSDAEQAVTSLAAIIEKED; encoded by the coding sequence ATGACTGAGAAAACAGTCCAGGTAAAATTAAAATTAGGACTACAAGCTAGACAAGCGGCGTTATTTGTACAGGAAGCAAATCGTTTTAGTGCTGATATTTTTCTTGAAAAAGACGAGAAAAAAGTAAATGCCAAATCCATTATGGGTGTAATGAGCTTAGCTATTGCTAAAGGTACAAAGGTTGTTTTAAGCAGTGAAGGTAGCGATGCAGAGCAAGCGGTTACATCATTAGCTGCTATTATTGAAAAAGAAGACTAA
- a CDS encoding basic amino acid ABC transporter substrate-binding protein, whose translation MKKRFWTLLMIVAAFTLVLVGCGAKDDASSGDAGSGGGGKDKVYKVGTEATFAPFESIDDKGNIVGLDVDILQAIADEMGIKVEWENIGWEPVFQTIKNGETDIGASGITINEERKASFDFTEPYYESQLLIVVKEDSDITSLADLKDKKISVQINATGHMAAKKLQGDASTNIMAFESQPVAIQEMLNGNVDATIGDNAVIYEYIKANPKAKLKVIEDDAFEKEYYGFMVKKGNTELLNLLNEGLQKIKDNGKLKEITGKDFK comes from the coding sequence ATGAAAAAACGTTTTTGGACGTTATTGATGATTGTAGCAGCATTTACGCTTGTGCTAGTTGGCTGTGGTGCAAAAGATGATGCATCATCTGGCGACGCAGGTTCTGGTGGCGGCGGCAAGGATAAAGTTTATAAGGTAGGTACAGAGGCTACTTTTGCACCATTTGAATCGATTGACGATAAAGGGAATATTGTAGGATTAGATGTCGATATTTTGCAAGCGATTGCAGACGAAATGGGCATTAAAGTGGAATGGGAAAACATTGGTTGGGAGCCTGTATTCCAAACAATTAAAAATGGTGAAACAGACATCGGTGCATCGGGTATTACTATTAATGAAGAACGTAAGGCTTCATTTGATTTTACAGAGCCATATTATGAATCTCAATTATTAATCGTAGTTAAAGAGGATTCGGATATTACTTCATTAGCAGATTTAAAAGATAAAAAGATTTCAGTACAAATAAATGCAACTGGTCATATGGCTGCAAAAAAATTACAAGGTGATGCAAGCACAAACATTATGGCATTCGAAAGCCAACCTGTTGCTATTCAAGAAATGTTAAACGGTAACGTTGATGCAACAATTGGCGATAATGCAGTTATTTATGAATATATTAAAGCTAACCCAAAAGCAAAACTTAAAGTAATTGAAGATGATGCATTTGAAAAAGAATACTACGGCTTTATGGTGAAAAAAGGCAATACGGAATTATTAAACCTATTAAATGAAGGTCTACAAAAAATTAAAGACAATGGTAAATTAAAAGAAATTACTGGTAAGGACTTTAAGTAA
- the hisH gene encoding imidazole glycerol phosphate synthase subunit HisH → MKIGVIDYGMGNLFSVEEALKRLGCEVVVTADEHELDEVDALLLPGVGAFPDAMKRLAETKLDNYLQKVKAENRPLLGICLGMQLLFEESAEVTLTKGLGFFKGSIQRFSGVQGEQSYRVPHMGWNELIVTNRPAWLKDEATAEHVYFVHSFYATNIDATELVAYADYHGIEVAGIVANGSITGMQFHPEKSGELGVYLLEQWLKGVAAC, encoded by the coding sequence GTGAAAATCGGTGTAATCGACTATGGGATGGGCAATTTATTTAGTGTCGAGGAAGCATTAAAACGTCTGGGCTGTGAGGTCGTTGTAACAGCAGATGAACACGAGCTAGATGAAGTCGATGCACTTTTACTGCCAGGTGTGGGCGCTTTTCCAGATGCTATGAAACGCTTAGCGGAAACAAAATTAGATAACTACCTACAAAAAGTAAAGGCAGAAAATCGACCATTGCTCGGTATTTGTTTAGGGATGCAGTTACTATTTGAGGAAAGTGCAGAAGTGACATTAACGAAGGGCCTTGGGTTCTTCAAAGGGAGTATTCAGCGCTTTAGTGGTGTTCAAGGGGAACAATCATATCGAGTACCTCATATGGGGTGGAATGAATTGATTGTGACAAATCGTCCTGCATGGTTAAAAGATGAAGCAACTGCTGAACATGTTTATTTTGTCCATTCATTTTATGCGACAAATATTGATGCAACAGAGCTTGTGGCTTATGCAGACTATCATGGTATTGAAGTGGCAGGCATCGTTGCAAACGGCTCTATTACAGGTATGCAGTTCCATCCTGAAAAATCGGGTGAGTTAGGCGTGTACTTATTAGAACAATGGTTAAAAGGGGTGGCGGCGTGCTAA